From Varibaculum massiliense, a single genomic window includes:
- the gdhA gene encoding NADP-specific glutamate dehydrogenase, whose translation MSSVVEAVYDEVLDRNPNEPEFHQAVREILESIGPAVDKHPEFAETKLLDRLVEPERQILFRVPWVDDNGEVQVNRGYRIEFNSALGPYKGGLRFHRSVNRSILKFLGFEQIFKNALTGQGIGGGKGGSDFDPHGRSDTEVMRFCQQFMTELYRHIGEYTDIPAGDIGVGGREIGYLFGMYKRLTNRFETGVLTGKSLSWGGSQARPEATGYGTVLFAQRMLQTRGADMEGQRVMISGAGNVATYAVEKAQQLGAKVVTVSDSSGWVLDEDGIDVQLLKQVKEVERGRLTEYAKRKPGVSYHSGSKPWAVGGTVALPCATQNELTSKDAKRLLDGGVKVVAEGANMPCTPNATTMFQDAGVLFAPGKAANAGGVATSALEMSQNAARASWSFEKVEQELTKIMHNIHDECAQTAEEYGHAGNYVMGANINAFLKVANAMMEQGIV comes from the coding sequence ATGAGCAGTGTTGTGGAAGCCGTTTACGATGAGGTTCTGGATCGTAACCCTAACGAACCGGAGTTTCACCAGGCAGTTAGGGAAATCCTGGAATCCATTGGTCCCGCGGTAGATAAACATCCCGAGTTTGCGGAAACTAAGCTGCTAGATCGCCTGGTAGAGCCGGAACGCCAGATTCTTTTCCGGGTCCCCTGGGTTGACGACAACGGCGAAGTCCAGGTTAATCGCGGCTACCGCATCGAATTCAACTCGGCACTAGGACCCTATAAAGGCGGTTTGCGTTTCCACCGCTCCGTAAACCGTTCCATCCTCAAATTCTTAGGGTTTGAACAGATTTTCAAGAATGCGCTCACCGGGCAGGGCATCGGCGGCGGTAAAGGGGGTTCCGATTTTGACCCCCACGGTCGCTCCGACACTGAAGTAATGCGTTTTTGCCAACAGTTTATGACCGAACTTTACCGCCACATCGGGGAATACACCGATATTCCCGCCGGTGACATAGGGGTTGGCGGACGCGAAATCGGTTACCTCTTTGGAATGTACAAGCGACTAACCAACCGTTTCGAAACCGGAGTCTTAACCGGGAAGTCCCTATCTTGGGGCGGGTCTCAGGCGCGCCCGGAGGCTACCGGTTATGGCACCGTGCTATTTGCTCAAAGAATGCTGCAAACCCGGGGTGCGGACATGGAAGGTCAACGGGTCATGATTTCCGGGGCAGGCAACGTTGCCACCTATGCAGTCGAAAAAGCCCAGCAGCTAGGGGCAAAGGTAGTAACCGTATCAGACTCTTCCGGCTGGGTACTTGACGAAGACGGAATCGACGTTCAGCTACTCAAGCAAGTTAAAGAGGTAGAGCGCGGACGGCTCACCGAGTACGCCAAACGCAAACCCGGGGTCAGCTACCATTCTGGTTCTAAGCCTTGGGCAGTGGGGGGAACGGTTGCGCTTCCTTGCGCCACCCAAAACGAACTGACCTCAAAGGACGCTAAGCGTTTACTTGATGGCGGGGTCAAGGTAGTCGCAGAGGGCGCGAATATGCCCTGTACCCCCAATGCCACCACCATGTTCCAAGATGCTGGAGTCCTATTTGCCCCCGGTAAAGCAGCTAATGCCGGCGGGGTGGCCACCTCGGCCTTGGAAATGAGCCAAAACGCCGCTCGCGCTTCTTGGAGCTTTGAAAAGGTGGAGCAAGAACTCACCAAAATCATGCACAACATTCACGATGAATGCGCGCAAACTGCCGAAGAATACGGTCATGCGGGCAACTATGTGATGGGAGCAAATATCAATGCTTTCCTCAAAGTTGCGAACGCCATGATGGAACAAGGCATCGTCTAA
- the purF gene encoding amidophosphoribosyltransferase — MKAQVVNNLGEECGVFGVYGSPDASSLIYYGLHALQHRGQEGAGIAVSDGETIRVKKAKGLVSEVFDDPIRLSKLKGSRGIGHVRYSTSGNNWSCNLQPFVFHMHNGNIALAHNGNLVNSPDLKIELERQGAIFNSNSDSEVLMHLIVRERGSFYERLCAALQRLRGGFSYLIMTDDTMYGIVDPHCLRPLVIGKMKTRGGWAIASETCALDLIGAEFYRDLRGGEIAIINEDGLKIERYCPPADTCVAAMEYIYFARPDSNILGKNVHAVRKQCGMTLAHEQPTPGADIVIGVPNSSLSAASGYAEAAHLPYEMGLVKNQYVTRTFIQPKQSLREKGVLMKLSAVKGIVEGKSVVMVDDSIVRGTTSRRIVQLLKDAGAREVHVRIASPEFIFPSFYGIDVSNSAELISAHMDVEELQVHLGADSLGYLSIPGLVASVGLDLPGKYGGLCMDSFAGHYPAGLGSYEQTYLENQTEIQKNFSA, encoded by the coding sequence TTGAAGGCACAAGTCGTAAATAACCTGGGAGAAGAGTGCGGAGTTTTTGGAGTCTACGGTTCCCCTGATGCCTCCAGCCTGATCTACTACGGTCTGCATGCTTTGCAGCATCGCGGGCAAGAAGGCGCGGGCATTGCGGTCTCCGATGGGGAAACCATTCGGGTGAAAAAAGCGAAAGGCCTGGTTAGCGAGGTTTTTGATGACCCTATACGCCTCTCTAAATTAAAAGGATCGCGCGGTATCGGTCATGTGCGTTACTCGACTTCCGGTAATAACTGGAGCTGTAACCTGCAACCCTTTGTGTTTCACATGCATAATGGGAACATTGCCCTAGCCCATAATGGCAACTTGGTGAACTCCCCGGATCTAAAAATAGAGTTGGAACGGCAAGGGGCGATTTTTAACTCCAACTCCGATTCTGAAGTGCTGATGCACCTGATAGTGCGAGAACGAGGCAGCTTCTATGAGCGACTTTGTGCCGCTTTGCAGCGGCTGCGTGGCGGCTTCAGCTATCTAATCATGACCGATGACACTATGTATGGGATCGTGGATCCGCACTGTCTACGCCCCTTAGTGATTGGGAAAATGAAAACTCGCGGTGGCTGGGCGATAGCAAGTGAAACTTGTGCTCTGGATTTAATCGGAGCCGAGTTCTATCGGGATCTGCGGGGCGGAGAAATCGCGATTATTAATGAGGACGGGCTAAAGATTGAACGTTATTGTCCGCCTGCCGATACTTGTGTTGCCGCCATGGAATATATTTATTTTGCTCGTCCTGACTCCAATATCTTGGGGAAAAATGTTCATGCAGTGCGCAAACAATGCGGGATGACCCTAGCTCATGAACAGCCCACTCCCGGAGCCGATATTGTGATCGGGGTTCCTAACTCTTCACTCTCTGCCGCTTCTGGCTACGCGGAGGCTGCGCACCTGCCCTACGAGATGGGGTTAGTAAAGAACCAATATGTGACTCGTACCTTTATTCAGCCCAAACAGTCGCTGCGGGAAAAGGGCGTGCTGATGAAGCTATCTGCGGTCAAAGGGATTGTAGAAGGCAAATCTGTGGTGATGGTAGATGATTCCATTGTCCGCGGCACTACTTCCCGTAGGATTGTGCAGCTCCTCAAAGATGCCGGCGCCCGCGAGGTACATGTGCGGATTGCTTCTCCCGAGTTCATTTTCCCCAGTTTTTACGGCATAGATGTGTCCAATTCTGCCGAGTTAATCAGCGCCCACATGGATGTGGAGGAGCTGCAAGTCCATTTAGGGGCCGATTCCCTGGGGTATTTATCGATACCGGGACTGGTGGCATCAGTGGGTCTGGATCTGCCTGGTAAATACGGCGGACTTTGTATGGATTCTTTCGCTGGTCACTACCCGGCAGGGCTGGGTAGTTATGAGCAAACATACCTAGAGAATCAAACCGAGATTCAAAAGAATTTCTCTGCCTAA
- a CDS encoding Nif3-like dinuclear metal center hexameric protein — protein MSIKLSSIVKRLEEVYPPNLAEDWDRVGLIAGRPSSPVDKVLVAVDPVEKVLAEAVAKGAQLVVTHHPLYLRGTSFVAATDPKGSLVHGLIENGIALFNAHTNADSATGGVADCLAQAVGLEDTRPLIPLDEHTGSGRIGRLSAPMPLREFASKVAQSLPACPAGILVGGDLDAPVSAIAVSGGSGDSFLADARRAGADVYICADLRHHPASEHLEGGKPYLICATHWASEWPWVPKCANMLQESFPEEIEVMISRICTDPWAARITPENKDC, from the coding sequence GTGAGCATTAAGTTAAGTAGCATCGTAAAGCGGCTAGAGGAAGTCTATCCTCCTAATCTAGCTGAAGATTGGGATCGCGTAGGCTTGATTGCGGGACGGCCATCTTCCCCGGTGGATAAGGTTTTAGTGGCAGTAGATCCGGTAGAGAAGGTGCTTGCGGAAGCCGTTGCGAAGGGCGCGCAGCTGGTAGTGACCCACCATCCGCTCTATTTGCGAGGAACCTCTTTTGTGGCAGCCACCGACCCTAAGGGGAGCCTGGTACATGGATTAATAGAAAACGGGATTGCGCTTTTCAACGCCCACACTAATGCTGATTCCGCCACAGGTGGGGTAGCTGATTGTTTGGCTCAGGCGGTGGGGCTTGAAGACACCCGCCCATTGATTCCGCTAGACGAACATACCGGTAGCGGACGGATTGGGCGCTTATCTGCCCCGATGCCTTTAAGGGAGTTCGCTAGCAAAGTAGCGCAGAGCCTCCCCGCCTGTCCCGCTGGAATTCTAGTTGGGGGAGACCTGGACGCGCCGGTAAGCGCCATCGCGGTTAGTGGAGGGAGCGGAGATTCGTTTTTAGCAGATGCCCGCCGCGCCGGCGCAGATGTTTATATATGTGCGGACTTGCGTCACCATCCTGCCTCCGAGCATTTAGAAGGTGGCAAACCCTATTTGATTTGCGCTACTCACTGGGCCAGCGAATGGCCGTGGGTGCCAAAGTGTGCAAACATGCTGCAGGAAAGTTTCCCGGAGGAAATAGAAGTAATGATTTCGCGGATTTGCACCGACCCCTGGGCAGCGCGGATTACCCCGGAAAATAAAGATTGCTAA
- a CDS encoding DMT family transporter, with translation MLKALNRYYLQSLAVLALILTTAFWGSTFFLIKDLLNNMTTLSFLGVRFVIAGALSAVIFFPCLKRASKKAWQHAFALGAVYSAAQVLQTKGLESADASVVGFITGLYVVITPLLVWLLFKEKIKPVNLVAALVAMAGLMVLSLDGFSIGFGELLTLAGAALFALHIVLTARWAAQDEPITLAAIQLIAIGVFCFLAALPFGVQLPRDARQWTVLLYTVVFAAIGALIMQTWAQRHLRPTKAAVVMTMEPVFAAAFAVLFGGEDVTLRMIIGGALVVAAMLATELIPAYRARDKIRAAKE, from the coding sequence ATGTTGAAGGCACTCAATCGCTACTATCTGCAGTCTCTAGCAGTTTTAGCGCTGATACTAACCACCGCTTTTTGGGGCTCTACCTTTTTCCTGATCAAAGACCTGCTGAACAACATGACCACCCTATCTTTTCTAGGGGTTAGATTCGTGATCGCGGGCGCGCTTTCGGCAGTGATATTTTTTCCTTGCCTGAAGAGGGCGAGCAAGAAAGCTTGGCAACATGCTTTTGCTTTAGGTGCAGTCTATTCCGCGGCACAAGTGTTACAAACTAAGGGTTTAGAGAGCGCTGATGCCTCGGTGGTGGGCTTCATTACCGGACTGTATGTAGTGATTACTCCCCTGCTAGTGTGGTTGCTTTTCAAAGAAAAAATTAAGCCCGTGAACCTGGTAGCTGCCCTAGTGGCTATGGCGGGGTTAATGGTTTTGAGTCTTGATGGTTTTTCCATTGGCTTCGGGGAATTGTTAACTTTGGCGGGAGCAGCTCTTTTCGCCCTCCATATTGTGCTTACTGCGCGCTGGGCTGCTCAAGACGAACCCATAACCTTGGCAGCCATCCAATTAATCGCGATTGGAGTTTTCTGTTTTCTAGCGGCACTGCCCTTTGGGGTGCAGCTACCGCGGGACGCTAGGCAGTGGACAGTGCTGCTTTACACGGTAGTGTTCGCAGCCATCGGAGCCTTAATCATGCAGACCTGGGCGCAGCGACATCTGCGTCCTACCAAAGCAGCTGTAGTAATGACTATGGAGCCGGTATTCGCAGCGGCCTTTGCAGTCCTTTTCGGGGGCGAGGACGTGACCTTGCGAATGATCATCGGAGGCGCCCTAGTAGTTGCCGCTATGCTTGCCACCGAGCTAATCCCCGCCTATCGTGCCCGCGATAAAATTCGCGCCGCTAAAGAATAG
- the purD gene encoding phosphoribosylamine--glycine ligase — MAKILIVGNGGRENAIKRALAAHEIAQTTSSSMQEILRTAQEFAADLTIVGSEDLLVAGIGDLFSQAGMKLFGPGKAAARLEGSKAYAKDFMRKYGVKTARYETFTDPQAAMAGLADFNLPVVVKASGLAAGKGVIICQTAQEAQDAISQIMVEGRFGQAGEKVVLEEFLVGKEASILSLANEKGIFPLVSAKDHKKIGEGETGPNTGGMGTFAPNPFYTAQRQAEFERDILAPTLKGIQSEGLEFAGCIFFGLMLTDNGTYLLEYNMRFGDPETQVVLPLVEGDFYELLVACMERRLDRADIKIRDQKAICLVLASGGYPGSYEKGKEITGLEEVDYLEAGVRHENGKAYTNGGRVLNLVARADTLEIARQVVYENAQKVDFEGKTYRKDIGADAI; from the coding sequence ATGGCCAAGATTTTGATAGTAGGCAACGGAGGACGCGAAAACGCGATTAAACGCGCCCTTGCGGCCCACGAAATTGCCCAAACTACCTCCTCTAGTATGCAGGAAATCTTGCGGACAGCCCAGGAGTTCGCCGCGGACCTAACTATTGTGGGTAGCGAAGACCTGCTGGTAGCCGGGATTGGGGATCTGTTTAGCCAGGCCGGTATGAAACTTTTCGGTCCGGGTAAAGCAGCAGCCCGCCTAGAAGGCTCCAAAGCTTATGCCAAAGACTTTATGCGCAAATACGGGGTGAAAACCGCCCGCTACGAAACCTTCACCGATCCGCAGGCTGCGATGGCGGGGCTAGCTGATTTCAACTTGCCGGTAGTGGTGAAAGCCTCCGGGCTAGCCGCTGGAAAAGGCGTGATTATCTGCCAGACCGCCCAAGAAGCACAAGACGCTATCTCTCAAATCATGGTGGAAGGACGCTTTGGGCAGGCCGGAGAAAAGGTAGTGCTGGAAGAATTCCTGGTGGGCAAAGAGGCCTCAATTCTCAGTCTGGCTAATGAGAAGGGGATCTTCCCGCTAGTTTCCGCTAAAGACCACAAGAAAATAGGGGAGGGGGAGACCGGTCCCAATACCGGCGGGATGGGGACTTTCGCCCCCAACCCGTTCTACACGGCGCAGCGACAAGCAGAATTTGAACGCGATATTTTGGCTCCCACCTTGAAAGGAATCCAATCCGAAGGGCTGGAATTTGCCGGCTGTATTTTCTTTGGGTTGATGCTGACTGATAATGGCACTTACCTGCTGGAATACAATATGCGTTTTGGGGATCCGGAAACGCAAGTGGTTCTGCCCTTAGTTGAGGGTGATTTTTATGAATTGCTGGTGGCTTGTATGGAGCGGCGCCTGGACCGTGCTGATATTAAAATCCGTGATCAAAAAGCTATTTGCCTGGTGCTGGCTTCCGGAGGCTACCCGGGTAGCTACGAGAAAGGCAAAGAGATTACCGGTCTAGAAGAGGTGGATTACCTGGAAGCGGGGGTGCGCCATGAAAACGGGAAAGCCTACACTAATGGTGGTCGGGTGCTGAATCTGGTTGCTCGCGCGGACACTTTAGAAATTGCCCGCCAGGTGGTTTATGAAAATGCCCAGAAAGTAGATTTCGAGGGTAAAACCTACCGGAAAGATATTGGCGCAGACGCGATTTAG
- a CDS encoding AEC family transporter, translating to MAGIIQGLAAICAVVAIGWLLRIRRIMSREVIDALALIVYWVATPALIFRTVSTSPLAGAIGKPLAVAAISGCAVALVFAVMALIFRMQRVERAVATMSSSVTNAAHIGIPVAAYVLGNTSAVAPVIIFQLCFLTPFSFVMIDLAASKQKLSIGLATKMVFSNPMVIAVMLALAVNALQVPIPRLISSLADLVGSAAPAMVLLAFGASLKDMRPKELNWKTVSLVAACKEILHPLLAWTAGMMLGLHGHALLAVTVMAAMPSAQNCLVAATRAKAGEQVAQGGIMVTTALFVPAVVVIAALLT from the coding sequence ATGGCGGGAATAATCCAGGGCTTAGCAGCAATTTGTGCGGTGGTCGCGATTGGATGGTTGCTGCGAATCCGCCGGATTATGAGTCGCGAGGTTATTGATGCCTTAGCGTTGATTGTGTACTGGGTGGCTACTCCCGCCCTGATTTTTCGCACGGTCTCTACCTCTCCGTTAGCGGGAGCTATTGGAAAACCCTTAGCGGTGGCAGCTATCTCTGGGTGTGCAGTAGCCTTAGTCTTTGCGGTTATGGCGTTGATTTTCCGAATGCAAAGAGTCGAGCGAGCCGTGGCCACTATGAGTTCTTCGGTAACTAATGCTGCTCATATCGGGATTCCAGTTGCCGCCTACGTATTGGGAAATACTTCCGCAGTGGCGCCGGTAATCATTTTCCAGCTCTGCTTCTTAACCCCATTTTCCTTTGTGATGATTGACCTGGCAGCCAGTAAACAAAAACTTTCGATCGGACTGGCAACCAAAATGGTTTTCAGCAACCCGATGGTGATTGCGGTGATGCTGGCACTAGCCGTAAATGCACTACAAGTTCCGATTCCGCGCTTGATTTCGTCTCTAGCTGACCTGGTAGGATCCGCGGCTCCGGCGATGGTGCTGCTGGCTTTTGGAGCTTCCCTGAAAGATATGCGCCCTAAAGAACTCAACTGGAAAACCGTAAGTCTGGTGGCTGCCTGTAAAGAGATCCTGCATCCCTTGCTTGCTTGGACCGCCGGGATGATGCTGGGGTTACATGGGCACGCGCTGCTAGCAGTCACTGTGATGGCGGCGATGCCCTCGGCGCAAAACTGTCTCGTGGCGGCTACTCGCGCCAAAGCCGGCGAACAGGTGGCCCAGGGAGGCATTATGGTAACCACCGCCCTATTTGTGCCGGCGGTAGTGGTTATAGCTGCGCTTTTAACCTAA
- a CDS encoding zinc ribbon domain-containing protein yields MEAPWKDQLALLDLQELDSKIAKLQFQLKKMPQLAQLAELKEKDQVLDAKKTKLSVLQADKKRENTSLENDLAAIENRKITQQQRLDSGQGSPKELVSLQEEIQQMNKRSQDLEEQMLTVMGQLENLESIEEEIAQRKAEYAQEITRLKGEVGEEESQISAQLEQLSGERAQKAAAVDAELLDLYEHVRSRTGGVGAVKVVAGRPVGYDLAFSVAETARLRAAKPEEVITSEDEGYLLIRCPQ; encoded by the coding sequence ATGGAAGCCCCCTGGAAAGACCAGCTAGCTTTATTGGATTTACAAGAACTAGATAGCAAGATCGCCAAATTGCAGTTTCAGCTAAAGAAAATGCCGCAGCTTGCCCAGCTAGCAGAACTGAAAGAAAAAGATCAGGTTCTAGACGCAAAGAAAACTAAACTCTCGGTACTGCAAGCCGATAAAAAAAGAGAAAATACCAGCCTTGAAAATGACCTGGCAGCTATTGAGAATCGGAAAATAACCCAGCAGCAGCGCCTGGATAGCGGACAGGGCTCCCCTAAAGAATTGGTTAGTCTGCAAGAAGAAATCCAGCAGATGAATAAACGTTCGCAAGATTTAGAAGAGCAAATGCTAACGGTAATGGGGCAATTGGAAAACCTGGAGAGTATCGAGGAAGAAATCGCCCAGCGAAAAGCCGAGTATGCCCAAGAAATTACCAGGCTCAAGGGCGAAGTGGGGGAGGAAGAATCTCAGATTAGCGCCCAACTAGAGCAGCTATCAGGGGAGCGAGCCCAGAAAGCCGCTGCTGTGGATGCGGAGCTTCTAGATCTGTATGAACACGTTCGCAGCCGAACCGGCGGGGTCGGGGCAGTCAAAGTAGTTGCCGGGCGACCAGTGGGATACGATCTGGCTTTTTCGGTAGCCGAAACCGCGCGCTTGCGGGCAGCGAAACCAGAAGAAGTTATTACCTCCGAGGACGAAGGTTATCTGCTGATACGCTGCCCGCAGTAG
- the pyrB gene encoding aspartate carbamoyltransferase, with the protein MPEDYDFPRFGVGQHLISVGQFDRENLGELFDLAEFLRPIAQRKQICTVLDGAVLCSLFFEPSTRTRLSFESAFLRLGGEVETTTGFTFSSMAKGESIADTSRVVSGFTDVLVVRHPDAGSVAEFARHSVVPVLNAGDGSGEHPSQALLDVFTMRKELGKRGKSLDGCTIAIMGDLKYGRTVHSLMKLMSLYEGVTFRLFSPPSLELPGEIAEYALSRGGKVIDCNNQIEALEGADTVYATRVQRERMTEELAKSKELQGCLLDKAMLEEAGARDIIICHPLPRDSRPNALDLSTDVDDLPGLSIFKQTDNGVLVRMAMFLTTMGVGKELVQAKTKQKIWKVSPED; encoded by the coding sequence ATGCCGGAAGACTATGATTTCCCACGGTTTGGGGTAGGCCAACACCTGATATCAGTGGGACAGTTCGATCGAGAAAACTTAGGAGAACTCTTTGATCTCGCCGAGTTCTTGCGCCCAATCGCTCAGCGTAAGCAAATCTGTACCGTCCTAGATGGGGCAGTGCTTTGTTCGCTATTCTTTGAGCCCTCCACTCGTACCCGTCTGTCCTTTGAGTCTGCCTTCTTGCGGCTGGGTGGGGAAGTTGAAACTACCACCGGTTTTACTTTCTCTTCCATGGCGAAGGGGGAATCCATTGCCGACACTTCCCGAGTGGTCTCTGGCTTCACCGATGTGTTAGTAGTACGTCACCCCGATGCCGGTTCGGTTGCCGAATTTGCTCGTCACTCGGTAGTACCGGTATTAAACGCCGGAGATGGTTCCGGCGAACACCCGTCCCAAGCGCTCCTAGACGTGTTCACTATGCGTAAAGAACTGGGGAAACGGGGTAAATCTCTAGACGGATGCACCATCGCGATTATGGGGGATTTGAAATACGGACGCACCGTCCATTCTCTGATGAAACTGATGAGCCTGTATGAGGGCGTAACTTTCCGCCTATTTTCCCCGCCTTCGCTAGAGCTTCCGGGTGAAATCGCCGAGTATGCGCTTAGCCGGGGCGGTAAAGTAATTGATTGCAATAATCAGATTGAGGCTTTAGAGGGAGCCGATACGGTTTATGCCACCCGGGTGCAGCGGGAACGGATGACCGAAGAATTGGCAAAATCAAAGGAACTGCAAGGGTGCCTGCTAGATAAAGCGATGCTGGAAGAGGCGGGAGCCAGGGATATTATTATTTGTCACCCGTTGCCGCGAGATTCGCGCCCTAACGCCCTTGACCTCTCGACCGATGTAGACGATCTGCCCGGGCTCTCCATTTTTAAGCAAACCGATAACGGAGTTTTGGTGCGGATGGCAATGTTCCTAACCACTATGGGAGTTGGCAAAGAACTGGTACAGGCCAAAACCAAACAAAAGATTTGGAAAGTTAGCCCCGAAGATTAA
- a CDS encoding DUF1846 domain-containing protein: protein MRIGFDSQRYISSQSEHIDERRKQIGGKLYLEMGGKLFDDFHASRVLPGFTPDNKISMLERLRDEMEIIVAINAKDLNRQKIRADLGIPYEQDVLRLVDVFRERGFLVENIVLTQMEEDNHNAKLFKERLERSGLKVARHYTIPGYPSNTELIVSENGFGRNEYVETTRDLVVVTAPGPGSGKLATCLSQIYHEYQRGIKAGYAKFETFPIWNLPLDHPVNLAYEAATADLDDVNMIDPFHLQAYGKQAVNYNRDVEVFPLLRSLLQQLAGSCPYQSPTDMGVNMAGFCISDDLVCQEAAKQEVVRRYYHALGNEAATHADPIESHRIAMTMAKLGITKEYRYVVRPALNLEATTGAPAAAMQLSDGRIITGKTSPLLGCCSAMLLNALKMLAGIADEVQLLAPSSIKPIQTLKVDHLGARNPRLHTDEVLIALSVSADSDENARKALDELAHLRGCEVHTTTILGSVDTQIFRNLGLQVTSEPVYARKTLFKK from the coding sequence ATGCGGATTGGTTTTGATTCTCAGCGTTATATTTCTTCACAATCGGAACATATTGATGAGCGCCGCAAACAGATTGGCGGCAAGCTATACCTGGAGATGGGGGGCAAACTTTTCGATGATTTTCATGCCTCTCGGGTATTGCCGGGATTTACCCCTGATAACAAAATTTCCATGCTGGAACGCCTGCGGGACGAAATGGAAATCATTGTGGCAATCAACGCCAAGGATCTCAACCGCCAAAAAATTCGCGCTGATCTGGGAATCCCCTACGAACAGGATGTCCTTCGCCTAGTCGATGTATTCCGTGAACGCGGATTCCTAGTCGAAAACATTGTGTTGACCCAGATGGAAGAAGATAACCACAATGCCAAGTTATTCAAAGAACGTCTAGAGCGTTCGGGGCTTAAAGTTGCCCGGCACTATACGATTCCTGGTTATCCCTCCAATACTGAACTAATCGTTTCCGAGAACGGTTTCGGACGCAATGAGTATGTAGAAACCACTCGTGACCTGGTGGTAGTAACTGCCCCCGGACCAGGTTCTGGAAAATTGGCAACTTGTTTGTCGCAGATTTACCACGAATATCAGCGAGGTATAAAAGCTGGTTACGCCAAGTTTGAAACTTTTCCGATTTGGAATCTTCCTCTAGATCATCCGGTGAATCTTGCCTATGAGGCTGCCACTGCAGACCTAGATGATGTGAATATGATTGACCCCTTCCACCTGCAAGCATACGGTAAACAGGCTGTGAACTATAACCGGGATGTGGAAGTGTTTCCCCTGTTGCGCTCGCTGCTACAGCAACTTGCAGGCTCCTGCCCCTATCAGTCACCCACCGATATGGGCGTAAACATGGCGGGTTTTTGTATCAGCGATGATTTAGTTTGCCAGGAGGCGGCTAAACAAGAGGTAGTACGCCGCTACTATCACGCTTTGGGTAACGAGGCTGCCACTCATGCCGACCCCATCGAGTCACACCGGATTGCGATGACGATGGCAAAACTGGGAATCACTAAAGAGTACCGTTACGTAGTCCGTCCGGCTTTGAATCTGGAGGCCACAACTGGGGCTCCGGCGGCAGCTATGCAATTGAGCGATGGGCGGATTATTACCGGCAAGACTTCTCCCCTACTGGGATGCTGTTCTGCCATGCTACTTAATGCCTTGAAAATGTTGGCGGGAATCGCGGATGAAGTCCAGCTGTTGGCGCCTTCTTCCATTAAACCCATCCAAACCCTAAAAGTTGACCACCTAGGAGCGCGTAATCCCCGTTTGCATACTGATGAAGTTTTGATTGCGCTATCGGTTTCGGCTGACAGTGATGAAAATGCGCGCAAAGCCCTAGACGAACTGGCACATTTGCGGGGCTGCGAAGTCCATACCACCACTATTTTAGGTTCGGTTGATACCCAGATTTTCCGGAATTTGGGATTACAGGTAACTTCCGAGCCGGTTTATGCCCGTAAAACTTTATTCAAAAAATAG